One genomic window of Mycteria americana isolate JAX WOST 10 ecotype Jacksonville Zoo and Gardens chromosome Z, USCA_MyAme_1.0, whole genome shotgun sequence includes the following:
- the PPWD1 gene encoding peptidylprolyl isomerase domain and WD repeat-containing protein 1: MASSDSERKRKQPETAGGSEEVAAAVVAAAAAADEEDEEERWVGPLPGEAAQAKKRRVLEFEHVYLENLPCASMYERSYMHRDVITHVACTKTDFIITASHDGHVKFWKKIEEGIEFVKHFRSHLGVIESIAVSSEGALFCSVGDDKAMKVFDVVNFDMINMLKLGYYPGQCEWVYCPGDAISSVATSEKSTGKIFIYDGRGNNQPLHVFDKLHTSSLTQIRLNPVYKVVVSSDKSGMIEYWTGTPHEYKFPKNVNWEYKTDTDLYEFAKCKAYPSSISFSPDGKKMATLGSDRKVRIFRFLTGKLMRVFDESLSMFTELQQMRQQLPDMEFGRRMAVERELEKVDAVRLINIIFDETGHFVLYGTMLGIKVINVETNRCIRILGKQENIRMMQLALFQGVAKKHRAAITIEMKASENPVLQNIQADPTVICTAFKKNRFYMFTKREPEDTKSADSDRDVFNEKPSKEEVMAATQAEGPKRVSDSAIIHTSMGDIHIKLFPVECPKTVENFCVHSRNGYYNGHIFHRIIKGFMIQTGDPTGTGMGGESIWGGEFEDEFHSTLRHDRPYTLSMANAGPNTNGSQFFITVVPTPWLDNKHSVFGRVTKGMEVVQRISNVKVNPKTDKPYEDISIINITVK, encoded by the exons ATGGCGTCGTCCGACTCGGAGCGTAAGCGAAAGCAGCCTGAGACGGCGGGCGGCAGCGAGGAGGTGGCGGCagcggtggtggcggcggcggcagcagcagacgaggaggatgaggaggagcgcTGGGTCGGGCCGCTCCCGGGGGAGGCCGCGCAGGCGAAAAAGAGGAGAG ttcTTGAATTTGAACACGTTTATCTTGAAAATCTACCATGTGCTTCGATGTATGAACGCAGTTACATGCACAGAGATGTCATTACACACGTAGCATGTACTAA GACAGATTTTATAATAACAGCCAGTCACGATGGACATgtaaaattctggaaaaaaatagaagaagggATTGAGTTTGTTAAACACTTCCGGAGTCACCTGG GTGTTATTGAGAGTATTGCTGTTAGTTCAGAGGGGGCGTTATTCTGTTCGGTTGGAGATGACAAAGCAATGAAGGTGTTTGACGTAGTCAACTTTGATATGATCAACATGCTGAAACTTGG CTACTACCCTGGTCAATGCGAATGGGTATATTGCCCTGGAGATGCCATATCTTCTGTTGCAACATCTGAGAAGagcacaggaaaaatattcatatatgATGGACGAGGAAATAACCAGCCACTTCATGTTTTTGATAAACTCCATACATCTTCTCTTACCCAGATACGGTTGAACCCTGTCTACAAAGTAGTAGTGTCTTCTGACAAATCTGGAATGATTGAGTACTGGACTGGTACTCCTCATGAATATAAGTTTCCCAAGAATGTGAACTGGGAGTATAAAACAGATACTGATCTATATGAATTTGCTAAATGCAAGGCTTACCCATCCAGTATAAGTTTTTCACCTGATGGCAAGAAAATGGCCACTCTTGGGTCTGACAGAAAAGTTAGAATTTTCCGTTTTTTGACGGGGAAGCTCATGAGAGTCTTCGATGAATCTCTGAGT atgtttACTGAACTTCAGCAGATGAGACAGCAACTACCAGACATGGAGTTTGGCCGACGTATGGCAGTTGAGCGCGAGCTGGAGAAAGTGGATGCAGTAAgattaattaatataatttttgatGAAACTGGACACTTCGTTCTCTATGGAACAATGTTGGGCATTAAGGTCATAAATGTAGAGACTAACAG GTGTATTCGTATCTTGGGAAAACAAGAGAACATCAGAATGATGCAACTAGCTTTGTTCCAAGGAGTAGCAAAGAAACATCGTGCTGCAATCACTATAGAGATGAAGGCATCTGAAAATCCTGTTCTCCAAAATATCCAGGCAGATCCGACAGTAATctgcacagcttttaaaaaaaataggttttacaTG TTTACTAAACGTGAACCAGAAGATACGAAGAGTGCAGATTCTGACAGAGATGTATTTAATGAGAAGCCTTCTAAAGAAGAGGTCATGGCAGCCACTCAGGCAGAAGGTCCCAAAAGAGTTTCAGACAGTGCCATCATCCACACAAGCATGGGAGATATCCATATCAAGCTATTCCCTGTTGA GTGCCCCAAAACAGTGGAAAACTTCTGTGTGCACAGCAGAAATGGTTATTATAATGGACACATATTTCACCGTATCATCAAG GGTTTCATGATTCAGACTGGTGACCCAACTGGTACAGGAATGGGAGGTGAAAGTATTTGGGGAGGAGAATTTGAAGATGAGTTTCATTCAACTTTAAGACATGACAGACCATACACACTCAGCATGGCTAATGCAGGACCAAATACCAATGGATCCCAGTTTTTTATAACAGTAGTGCCAACT CCATGGCTCGACAACAAGCACAGTGTGTTTGGACGGGTGACTAAAGGAATGGAAGTTGTTCAGAGAATCTCAAATGTAAAAGTCAATCCCAAAACTGACAAACCCTACGAGGATATCAGCATCATTAATATCACAGTGAAGTAA